The Mycolicibacterium aurum genome segment CGCTGAGCGCTTGACGACGAGATCATCACGATGCGACCCCAGCCCGCCTCGATCATGTCCGGGAGGGCGCTTTGGCAACAGTAGAACGTCCCGGTGAGGTTCACGTCGATCACGCGTTTCCAGTCCGCCGGGGTGATCTCGATCGAAGGTGCGAAAGCCACCATGCCTGCGCTGGTCACGAGGATGTGCACGGGACCCAGTTCCGTGCGGACCTTGGCGAAGGCCTCACCGACGGCCGCGTGGTCACTGACGTCCACCCCGACGGCCAGCGCGCTCACCCCGTCGGCGCGCAGCGAGTCGACGACACGTTGTGCCGCAACCTCGTCCAGATCCAGAACGGCCACCGCGTGGCCACGCCTGCCCAGCTCGTGGCAGGTCGCCTCGCCCATACCGGAAGCCCCGCCGGTCACCACTGCTACCCGCGTCATATGCTCGGTCCTCCTGCGTCGCTACTCATAGATCATGTGAACCTTGCGGCTGGTCGGCAGCGACTGGCAGGTCAGCACCCAGCCGTCGGCCACCTCGTCCTCTTCCAGCGCGTCGTTGATCCGCATCCGCGCGCTCCCCTCGACGATGCGCGCCATACACGTTCCGCAGGAACCGGTTTCGCAGGAGGACGGCGCCCTCAACCCCCTTTGTCGGGCCGTCTGCAGGAGAGTGTCGCCCTCCCGGTACGTGGCGGTGATCTTCTTGCGGTCCAGCTCGATGACGATCTCTTCGCAGGTCTCGTCGGCGTCGCCGGTGACATCAGGCGCTACGTCGGCCACGGAGAAGCGCTCGAGATGCAGTCGCTGCCTCGGTACGCCGCTGCCCAGCAGCGCGGCTTCGACGGTGTCCATGAACGGCGCGGGCCCGCAGATGTAGAAGTCCGCGTCGCCGGCCTGCACGACGAAAGAGCCGACGACGGTAGCGGTGACCACGCCGCGGTCCTCGTCGTAGTGGTGCTCGACGGTCAGACGTTCGGCGTGCTGCTCGGCCAGCTCCGCCAGCAGATCGGAGAAGATCACCGAATCGCGACCGCGATTGGCGTAGAACAGCCTGACCGGCCGACCAGAATTGGTCAGCGCGGTCCGGACCAA includes the following:
- a CDS encoding SDR family NAD(P)-dependent oxidoreductase: MTRVAVVTGGASGMGEATCHELGRRGHAVAVLDLDEVAAQRVVDSLRADGVSALAVGVDVSDHAAVGEAFAKVRTELGPVHILVTSAGMVAFAPSIEITPADWKRVIDVNLTGTFYCCQSALPDMIEAGWGRIVMISSSSAQRGSPGMAHYAASKGALISLTKSFAREYGPTGITVNNIPPSGIETPMQHQSQAEGHLPPNEQMAASIPIGHLGTGDDIAAAVGFLCSEEAGFITGQTLGVNGGSVM
- a CDS encoding ferredoxin--NADP reductase, which codes for MAEELTVGDVAGFAPLRIKRVVRETSDAVSLVLDVPEYCSHRFRYKAGQFLTVQVSVDGCDLRRCYSMSSAPVEDELRITVKRDPGGVVSNWINDTAAAGGELQVAPPEGKFVLAEGLSTPRPLFAFAGGSGITPIMSLVRTALTNSGRPVRLFYANRGRDSVIFSDLLAELAEQHAERLTVEHHYDEDRGVVTATVVGSFVVQAGDADFYICGPAPFMDTVEAALLGSGVPRQRLHLERFSVADVAPDVTGDADETCEEIVIELDRKKITATYREGDTLLQTARQRGLRAPSSCETGSCGTCMARIVEGSARMRINDALEEDEVADGWVLTCQSLPTSRKVHMIYE